In a genomic window of Acidobacteriota bacterium:
- the pssA gene encoding CDP-diacylglycerol--serine O-phosphatidyltransferase, with amino-acid sequence MSLAPPKRPIRGRLRGVAGYLPGALTLGNVLAGYLAILLASQGRLLTAAILIFAAAVLDGLDGRVARLTGTTSDFGEELDSLADAVSFAVAPSIIAFHFALADLGRVGWGACFLYAACGVIRLARFNAAAGEHKDFIGVPSPTAAAAVACPALFTGGETLASFLVPGYLLLVVVIGLLMISPVRYFSPKNLRFGPRPYRALALWAAILAGLIMRYEWVVPGLILLYLLSPLFRPWFGRRRKRASVPRSSAPSSSSRDKAE; translated from the coding sequence GTGAGCCTCGCGCCCCCGAAACGGCCGATTCGCGGCCGCTTGCGTGGTGTGGCCGGCTATCTGCCCGGCGCTCTGACCCTGGGCAACGTGTTGGCGGGATACCTGGCGATCCTGCTGGCTTCCCAGGGACGGCTGCTGACCGCGGCGATCCTGATCTTTGCCGCCGCCGTGCTGGACGGCCTCGACGGCCGAGTGGCTCGCTTGACGGGGACCACCAGCGACTTCGGCGAAGAACTCGATTCCCTGGCGGATGCGGTCTCCTTTGCGGTGGCGCCGTCGATCATCGCCTTCCACTTCGCCCTGGCGGATCTGGGCCGGGTGGGGTGGGGGGCCTGTTTCCTCTACGCTGCTTGCGGCGTGATCCGCCTGGCGCGTTTCAACGCGGCGGCGGGTGAGCACAAGGACTTCATCGGCGTACCCAGTCCCACCGCGGCGGCCGCGGTGGCCTGTCCCGCCCTGTTCACCGGTGGAGAGACGCTCGCATCCTTCCTCGTGCCGGGCTACCTGTTGCTGGTCGTCGTCATCGGCTTGCTGATGATCTCGCCGGTGCGCTACTTCTCCCCCAAGAATCTGCGTTTCGGCCCGCGGCCCTACCGGGCCCTGGCTCTCTGGGCGGCGATTCTCGCCGGGTTGATCATGCGTTACGAGTGGGTCGTGCCCGGGCTGATCCTTCTCTACCTGCTTTCGCCCCTCTTCCGGCCGTGGTTCGGTCGGCGTCGCAAGCGCGCCTCGGTCCCGCGATCCTCCGCGCCGTCCTCCTCTTCCAGGGACAAAGCCGAATGA